The genomic interval TGACCGTATGCCTGTCGTGCGGCAGACTTATCACCTTTAAGCAAGGCGGCGTCTCCTTTCAGTTCAGCAAAGGTACCGCGGAAGCTATCATCGGGAGCAGTGGCAACAATTGCCTCAACAGCTTCTGCATCACCCTCCGACAACAGTATTCGCGCTTTGCGCAAGCGTGCCACCTGCTTCAGCGATTGGTCCGTTGTGTTATCCAGTACCCACTGCAGCTGAACTTTGGCACCTGCAGCATCATCCTGTTGTAGCTTCAGCTTGGCCAGACTGAGCGCGGAAAAAACTGCATAAGAGGAGTCAGGATAGTTATTGATCACACCCTCTGCCTGCACCGTCGCCAGGTTTTCAGCACCGGTTGCCACTGAGTGATTGAGCTGCTCGAACTGAGCCGAGGCCTGCTCAGCAATTGACTGCTGATGCTGAGTCCAATACTGCCAGCCAAATACACCGCCAAGACCGATCACAACACCGGCGATCACCGAGGTACCGTTCTCCTTCCACCACTTTTTAAGTTGTTCGACCTGCTCTTCTTCGGAAAGATTGACATCCACCGCTTTTATCCTCTTCAGCACCCCTTCATTGGGGTGGTTATTCAATTCATGTCTGGTTCTAATGGTGCTTATCTTAAGCTCGTTTTTTCTGTAGGAGCGACTTCAGTCGCGATTGGC from Candidatus Sedimenticola sp. (ex Thyasira tokunagai) carries:
- a CDS encoding tetratricopeptide repeat protein gives rise to the protein MNNHPNEGVLKRIKAVDVNLSEEEQVEQLKKWWKENGTSVIAGVVIGLGGVFGWQYWTQHQQSIAEQASAQFEQLNHSVATGAENLATVQAEGVINNYPDSSYAVFSALSLAKLKLQQDDAAGAKVQLQWVLDNTTDQSLKQVARLRKARILLSEGDAEAVEAIVATAPDDSFRGTFAELKGDAALLKGDKSAARQAYGQALELQAGNSALVQMKFDDLAAVE